The stretch of DNA ATATAAAGCATAAATATCATGCATAAAAACCCAATTATCACCATCATAAACATGAATGACAATGCAATCCTGTCTCGCGGCAGTGCCGTGTCCGCCACCCGTATTCGTCATCGCAGCCATGTCCTCCACACCCCGTCCCGCCCTCTTTGCCGACCTGCTCCTGCTCGCGGTCGCCCTGGTATGGGGCTCCAGCTACGGTGTCGTCAAAGAGGCTCTGTTGGTCTATCCGGTGCTGGGGCTGGTCTCGCTGCGCTTTGCGCTGACCTTCGTCCTGCTGTCGCCCGCACTGCGGGACTTACGCGGCCTGGAGCGCGGCGACGCGACGGCCGTGGCCGGCGCCAGCCTGCTGCTGCTTTGCATCTTCATCGCCGAGACCTTCGGCGTGCGGCATACGCAGGCGTCCAGCGCCGCGTTCCTCATCAGTCTTTGCGTCGTGCTGACGCCCCTGGTGGAGTGGATGTGGCTCAAGCGCGTGCCGCGCCCCATCGAATGGGTGGCGGCAGGCATGTCGCTGGCCGGTGCTTTCCTGATAGGCGGCGGCAGTCTTTCACTGACGCCTGGGAATACCTTGATGATCCTGGCCGCCCTGCTGCGCGCCGTGAACGTCTGCGTGACCAAGCGTGCCATGCAGTCGGGACGCGTACCCGCCTTGGCCTTGACCGCGGCGCAGTCCGGCGTGGTGGCGGTCGGCTGCCTGCTGCTTGCCTGGCTCACGGGACGCGATCAATGGCAGCCTCTGCCTTCCTTGGCCGGCCATCCCGCGTTCTGGGGCTATGTGGGATATCTGGTGCTGGGCTGCACGCTCTTCGCGTTCTTCGTGCAGAACTATGCGGTGCATCGCAGCAGCGCCACGCGCGTGGCGCTGCTGATGGGCAGCGAGCCGGTCTTTGGCGCACTGTTCGCCTACATCTGGCTGGGCGAGAGGCCGACCCCGTCGTCCTGGGCGGGCGGCGCGCTCATCGTCGCCGCATCTGCTTTCGCGACCCTCGCAACAAAGACCTCATGCGCCGCGAACAAGGCATTGAGCGCCGCGGGAAAACCGGCATAAACCGCCATCTGCATGAACACCTCGACGATCTCGTCGCGGGTGCAGCCCACGTTCAGCGCCGCCTCGATGTGGACCTTCAGTTGCGGCTGGGCGTTGCCCAATGCCGCGAGCGCCGCGATCGTGGCGATCTCGCGCGCGCGCAAGTCGAGCTGCGGGCGGCTGTAGATGTCGCCGAATCCGAATTCGATCATCAGCCGCCCGAAGTCCGGCGCAACGGGCGCGAGCGCGGCGACCACGCGCTCGCCCGCCTCGCCGTCGATCTGCTTCAGTTTTTGCCAGCCTTGCCGGTAACGGTCCTCGTCCGTGCGTGCAGTGTCGAT from Bordetella sp. FB-8 encodes:
- a CDS encoding carboxymuconolactone decarboxylase family protein, which translates into the protein MDKGIDTARTDEDRYRQGWQKLKQIDGEAGERVVAALAPVAPDFGRLMIEFGFGDIYSRPQLDLRAREIATIAALAALGNAQPQLKVHIEAALNVGCTRDEIVEVFMQMAVYAGFPAALNALFAAHEVFVARVAKADAATMSAPPAQDDGVGLSPSQM